Proteins encoded together in one Kutzneria kofuensis window:
- a CDS encoding DUF4307 domain-containing protein — protein sequence MVTQRELPAGRYGSRDKRRGPRWAYWALLGVFVVAGLVVAYVAYVNLGDGPITTEAARYTVVDDGSVRFGFTVTRDDPSKPADCIVRARAGDGDEAGVREVYVPAGGAQRTVDTVVHTSKRAVIVEVYGCSYQVPPYLKNN from the coding sequence ATGGTCACACAGCGTGAGCTCCCGGCCGGCCGCTACGGCTCCCGGGACAAGCGTCGTGGCCCGCGCTGGGCGTACTGGGCATTACTCGGCGTGTTCGTCGTGGCCGGCCTGGTGGTGGCCTACGTGGCGTACGTCAACCTGGGCGACGGCCCGATCACGACCGAGGCCGCCCGGTACACCGTCGTCGACGACGGCTCGGTCAGGTTCGGCTTCACCGTCACCCGCGACGACCCGTCCAAACCGGCCGACTGCATCGTCCGGGCCCGCGCCGGCGACGGCGACGAGGCCGGCGTCCGTGAGGTCTACGTGCCCGCGGGCGGCGCCCAACGCACGGTCGACACGGTGGTGCACACCTCGAAACGAGCAGTGATCGTGGAGGTGTACGGCTGCTCGTACCAGGTGCCCCCTTACCTGAAGAACAACTAG
- the greA gene encoding transcription elongation factor GreA, giving the protein MGPEYDEELVTVSETQVTWLTQESYDRLKHELDELIANRPVIAAEINARREEGDLRENGGYHAAREEQGKQEGRIRQLQELLRAAKVGEAPANDGTAEPGKVLTVRYEDDEDTEQFLLATREEGAEGPLEVFSPASPIGRALLGAKEGETREYELPNGKNMKVTLVKAVPYTG; this is encoded by the coding sequence ATGGGCCCGGAGTACGACGAGGAGTTGGTGACCGTGAGCGAGACCCAGGTGACCTGGCTGACCCAGGAATCCTACGACCGGCTCAAGCACGAGCTTGACGAGCTGATCGCGAACCGCCCGGTCATTGCCGCCGAGATCAACGCTCGGCGTGAGGAAGGCGACCTCAGGGAGAACGGCGGGTACCACGCCGCCCGCGAGGAGCAGGGCAAGCAGGAGGGCCGGATCCGTCAGCTGCAGGAGCTGCTGCGCGCCGCCAAGGTGGGCGAGGCGCCCGCCAACGACGGCACCGCCGAGCCCGGCAAGGTGCTCACCGTCCGTTACGAGGACGACGAGGACACCGAGCAGTTCCTGCTGGCCACCCGCGAGGAGGGCGCGGAGGGTCCCCTGGAGGTGTTCTCGCCTGCGTCCCCGATCGGCCGCGCGCTGCTGGGCGCCAAGGAGGGCGAGACCCGGGAGTACGAGCTGCCCAACGGCAAGAACATGAAGGTCACGCTGGTCAAGGCGGTGCCCTACACCGGCTGA
- a CDS encoding Lrp/AsnC family transcriptional regulator — MDREPMDALDARLLLLLTDEPRLGVLECSRRLGVARGTVQARLDRLAERGILRGFPPAVDLAAMGYGLTAFAVLEIAQGRRSEVAAQLAAIDEVCEVHATTGQGDLHVRMVARSNDDLQRVVDEVVAVPGVQRTSTAIALSTPIEPRVRPLLQRVANEQKPWSP; from the coding sequence ATGGACCGGGAACCGATGGACGCGCTCGACGCGAGGCTGTTGCTGCTGCTCACCGACGAGCCCCGGCTGGGGGTGCTGGAATGTTCGCGCCGACTGGGCGTGGCCCGCGGCACCGTGCAGGCCCGGCTGGATCGGCTGGCCGAGCGGGGCATCCTGCGCGGCTTCCCGCCCGCGGTCGACCTGGCCGCGATGGGCTACGGGCTGACGGCGTTCGCGGTGCTGGAGATCGCCCAGGGGCGCCGCTCCGAGGTGGCGGCGCAGCTGGCCGCCATCGACGAGGTCTGCGAGGTGCACGCCACCACGGGGCAGGGCGACCTGCACGTGCGCATGGTCGCGCGGTCCAACGACGACCTGCAGCGGGTCGTGGACGAGGTGGTCGCGGTGCCGGGCGTGCAGCGGACGTCGACGGCGATCGCGCTGTCCACGCCGATCGAGCCGCGGGTCCGGCCGCTGCTGCAGCGGGTCGCGAACGAGCAAAAGCCCTGGTCACCGTGA